One window of Nymphaea colorata isolate Beijing-Zhang1983 chromosome 11, ASM883128v2, whole genome shotgun sequence genomic DNA carries:
- the LOC116264479 gene encoding uncharacterized protein LOC116264479: protein MASVLAEPGKPILSELTSVPNATNRRGRSESARLTISKRQAQEHKPMVLNLRRQALIGVTASIASILLPPPSEAKVSKAENKKKVLEKIRQLREKAGLILESKKGNSSTGEVEEGGSSGN from the exons ATGGCGTCGGTGCTCGCGGAACCCGGAAAACCGATTCTTTCGGAGCTCACATCCGTTCCGAACGCGACGAATCGCAGAGGAAGGTCGGAATCTGCGAGATTGACG ATATCAAAACGGCAGGCTCAGGAGCATAAGCCGATGGTCCTCAATCTGAGAAGACAGGCCCTGATAGGCGTGACTGCGTCTATTGCTTCAATCCTTCTCCCTCCACCATCAGAAGCCAAGGTCTCAAAAgctgaaaataagaaaaaagtctTGGAAAAGATCCGTCAGCTTCGGGAGAAAGCTGGACTAATATTAGAATCGAAGAAGGGAAATTCCTCAACTGGTGAAGTTGAAGAAGGTGGCTCCTCtggaaactga
- the LOC116264736 gene encoding uncharacterized protein LOC116264736, translating to MGCCLSCEEIKFKLNSPHGKMWGAETHEARADAAVSAGENGVKVVSVPATEVTVLETSQDKPQEAYVVQNEQVIRPSSHALSAAMAQQLPPISETKEVMEVHTINPAAMTGYRQEIESVQYEPTYPINSYASPAYFSESGFFRQTPGRDGRWWHRREYSMGDCPTPLHDGVYNHRIDANKFASLFSDENPNACSIV from the exons ATGGGTTGTTGCCTTTCCTGTGAGGAAATCAAGTTTAAACTGAATAGTCCTCACG GTAAAATGTGGGGAGCAGAGACCCATGAAGCAAGAGCTGATGCAGCCGTTTCGGCTGGTGAAAATGGTGTCAAAGTAGTATCTGTTCCAGCTACCGAAGTCACTGTTCTAGAAACGTCACAAGATAAGCCCCAAGAAGCATATGTGGTTCAAAATGAGCAGGTCATTCGTCCATCCAGCCATGCACTCTCCGCAGCAATGGCGCAACAATTACCGCCCATCAGTGAGACCAAAGAAGTAATGGAAGTTCACACGATAAACCCTGCGGCAATGACAGGTTACCGACAAGAAATAGAAAGCGTGCAGTATGAACCGACCTATCCCATCAACAGCTATGCATCGCCGGCGTACTTTTCGGAATCTGGGTTTTTCCGGCAGACGCCGGGTCGGGATGGACGGTGGTGGCACAGAAGGGAGTACAGCATGGGGGACTGCCCAACTCCTCTTCATGATGGAGTCTACAACCATAGAATTGATGCGAACAAATTCGCTTCTTTGTTCAGTGATGAGAATCCAAACGCTTGTTCTATCGTTTAA